In the Octopus sinensis linkage group LG17, ASM634580v1, whole genome shotgun sequence genome, one interval contains:
- the LOC115220961 gene encoding pleiotropic regulator 1 translates to MATGIDDVLKHSVHTLVFRSLKRTHDMFLSDQNFIPTNDEKCEKLWASIKLRSEYSMVKDMPRPDLPHSKKLADHIGGSNSVNSSDQDGDQNQIEFRKTVLSDGSVVSTPVSNSMQLATYDSKSSDQSSKMLTSLNQTLIPRKAPTMPKPEWHPPWKLYRVISGHLGWVRCISVEPKNEWFVTGGGDRVIKIWDLASGTLKLSLTGHISSVRGVCVSPRNPYLFSCGEDKLVKCWDLEYNKVIRHYHGHLSAVYGLDIHPTIDVLLSCGRDATARVWDMRTKACVHTMTGHTNTVAVVKCQAAEPQVITGSHDCTIRLWDLAAGRTRATLTNHKKSIRSLVLHPTKYSFTSGSPDNIKQWKFPDGNFIQNLTGHNAIINTLGMNSDNVLVSGADNGTMYFWDWKTGYNFQRIQAAVQPGSIDSEAGIFACTFDHSGSRLITGEADKSIKIYKEDEKASEETHPINWRPDILKRKRY, encoded by the exons ATGGCCACCGGTATAGATGATGTCCTGAAACACTCGGTGCACACTTTGGTGTTTCGCTCACTAAAACGCACCCATGATATGTTCCTGTCTGACCAGAACTTTATACCCACTAACGATGAAAAATGCGAGAAACTATGGGCCAGTATAAAATTACGCAGCGAATACAGCATGGTAAAAGACATGCCGCGACCCGATCTGCCGCACTCGAAAAAGCTTGCGGACCACATCGGAGGTTCCAACTCGGTCAATTCCAGCGATCAAGATGGGGACCAAAATCAGATAGAGTTCCGAAAAACCGTGCTGTCCGATGGATCAGTTGTATCTACACCTGTGTCAAACTCGATGCAATTGGCTACTTACGACTCTAAAAGTTCGGACCAGAGTTCAAAAATGCTAACGAGCTTGAACCAAACATTAATTCCCCGTAAAGCACCTACCATGCCCAAACCGGAATGGCATCCTCCTTGGAAGTTGTATAGAGTGATATCTGGTCATTTAGGCTGGGTCCGTTGTATATCCGTGGAACCCAAAAATGAATGGTTTGTTACGGGCGGTGGTGACCGCGTCATAAAGATTTGGGACTTGGCCAGTGGCACTCTGAAGTTGTCTCTGACCGGACACATCAGTTCTGTGCGTGGTGTGTGCGTCAGCCCTCGCAATCCTTATCTCTTCTCTTGCGGCGAGGACAAACTGGTGAAGTGTTGGGATCTGGAGTACAACAAAGTGATTCGTCACTATCACGGACATTTGAGTGCTGTCTACGGTTTGGACATTCACCCTACAATCGATGTTTTGTTGTCGTGCGGACGTGATGCTACGGCTCGTGTGTGGGACATGCGGACAAAAGCGTGTGTCCATACCATGACCGGACATACCAACACTGTAGCTGTTGTCAAATGCCAAGCAGCTGAACCACAG GTAATTACTGGTAGTCATGATTGTACAATTCGTCTTTGGGACCTGGCAGCTGGACGTACCCGTGCTACACTTACCAATCACAAGAAAAGCATTCGATCATTAGTCCTTCATCCAACCAAGTATTCCTTCACATCAGGTTCCCCTGACAACATCAAGCAGTGGAAGTTTCCAGATGGCAACTTCATCCAGAACTTGACCGGACACAATGCCATCATCAACACTCTTGGCATGAACTCTGACAATGTTCTGGTGTCTGGTGCTGATAACGGCACAATGTATTTCTGGGATTGGAAGACAGGCTATAACTTCCAGAGGATCCAAGCTGCTGTACAGCCAGGCTCTATTGATTCAGAAGCTGGTATCTTTGCCTGCACCTTTGATCATAGCGGAAGTCGGTTGATTACTGGGGAAGCTGACAAAAGTATAAAGATTTACAAAGAAGATGAGAAGGCATCGGAAGAAACTCACCCCATTAACTGGCGACCTGACATTCTAAAAAGAAAGCGATATTAG